One Manihot esculenta cultivar AM560-2 chromosome 6, M.esculenta_v8, whole genome shotgun sequence DNA segment encodes these proteins:
- the LOC122723856 gene encoding uncharacterized protein LOC122723856: MYARLKDGLLNHLFLEGLNEFIAAAKQFPDCLNGELIRCPCNRFKCQNRSFEDESTVRFHLMKYGFVRDYYVWYLHGEIQNYNVVHGRSNDSTDNTYNVEYQYGEFSNAYEQLVVDAAGPSFSPSISNEPPNQSTQRLYDMLAAVNQELWPGCENHSQLSAMARILNIKSEHHLSERCFDNICQFIKEILPTDNLFTDNFYSTKKLLEGLGLPIQKIHSCLNGCMIYWGEDNELLRCKVCDHPRYKRLRDSQSSSKTQVAYSKMYYMPITPRLQRLYASNATAKDMTWHANHGTGDDLMHHPSDSHAWKVFDNNWPHFSAEKRNVRLGLCTDGFQPFGQSGQQYSSWPVILTPYNLPPWLCMKGEYMFLTILVPGPRNPKDKLDVYLQPLVTELKDLWDNGVETYDAFNKENFNLRASLLWTISDFPAYVMLSGWSTAGRTACPYCMEDSDAFTLTRGGKQSWFDNHRKFLPPGHSFRRNKTAFRKNVSVTKKAKPPFSGEEVLKQIDELGFKRVIDEDAFEINFRLSKQCGWRKRSIFWDLPYWKSNLIRHNLDVMHIEKNFFENIINTIMSVEGKTKDNAKSRADLNVICNRPELEMDQVTGRYSKACYTLDKQSKQVLCDWLKNLKFPDGYVSNMGRCIDMKKLKMFGMKSHDCHVFMQRIMPIAFRELLPSNVWQPLTELSNFFKELTSTTISESDMLQLHGEIPLIICKLERVFPPSFFDCMEHLPVHLAYEAWLASPVQCRWMYPFERYLRRLKNNVRNKARVEGSICNAYLVEEATSFCAHYFESYVQTRHRKVPRNVDISESTENYEGNLSIFMQSGRPIGKGTTRYLMEDEYKAAQVIYIDQLRSNDPMVNDSQIDIKLESEFSIWFNNFAHNSCNNISNKFIT; the protein is encoded by the exons ATGTATGCAAGACTAAAAGATGGTCTACTAAATCATTTATTCCTTGAAGGATTAAATGAATTCATAGCAGCTGCCAAACAGTTTCCAGACTGTTTGAATGGAGAATTAATTAGGTGTCCATGTAATCGATTTAAGTGCCAAAATCGGAGTTTTGAAGATGAGAGTACAGTTAGGTTTCATCTCATGAAATATGGGTTTGTTAGAGACTATTATGTATGGTATTTGCATGGCGAAATTCAAAACTACAATGTGGTCCATGGGAGAAGTAATGATTCGACTGACAACACTTACAATGTGGAATATCAATATGGTGAATTCTCTAATGCTTATGAACAACTAGTTGTAGATGCAGCAGGACCTAGTTTCTCCCCATCAATTAGTAATGAGCCTCCAAATCAATCTACTCAGAGATTGTATGACATGTTGGCTGCTGTTAATCAGGAATTGTGGCCAGGTTGTGAAAATCATTCACAATTGTCAGCTATGGCAAGGATATTGAATATCAAATCTGAACATCATTTGTCTGAACGTTGCTTTGACAATATTTGCCAATTCATCAAAGAAATTTTACCTACTGATAATTTGTTTACTGATAATTTCTACTCTACAAAGAAATTACTTGAAGGCTTGGGATTACCAATTCAGAAGATTCATAGTTGCTTAAATGGTTGTATGATTTATTGGGGTGAGGATAATGAATTGCTCAGGTGCAAGGTGTGTGATCATCCGAGGTATAAACGATTGCGAGATAGTCAGAGCTCTAGTAAAACCCAAGTTGCTTATAGTAAAATGTATTACATGCCAATCACACCTAGACTACAAAGGTTGTACGCATCTAATGCTACAGCCAAGGATATGACTTGGCACGCCAATCATGGGACTGGTGATGATTTAATGCATCATCCATCTGACTCGCATGCATGGAAGGTTTTTGATAACAATTGGCCTCATTTCAGTGCTGAGAAACGTAATGTCCGTCTAGGACTGTGCACCGATGGTTTTCAACCCTTTGGACAATCTGGTCAGCAATATTCATCATGGCCTGTCATACTGACACCGTACAACTTACCTCCATGGTTATGCATGAAAGGTGAGTATATGTTTCTCACTATACTTGTCCCAGGGCCTAGAAATCCAAAAGATAAGTTGGATGTGTATTTACAACCCCTAGTAACTGAGCTGAAAGATTTATGGGATAATGGagttgaaacatatgatgcattcaataaagaaaatttcaacttGCGAGCTTCTTTACTGTGGACTATAAGTGATTTTCCTGCTTATGTTATGTTATCTGGATGGAGCACTGCAGGACGGACCGCTTGTCCTTATTGCATGGAAGATAGTGATGCGTTCACATTGACAAGAGGAGGTAAGCAATCATGGTTTGATAATCATCGTAAATTTTTACCTCCTGGCCATTCTTTTAGAAGAAACAAAACAGCTTTTAGGAAGAATGTATCTGTTACTAAGAAAGCTAAACCACCATTTTCTGGTGAAGAAGTACTGAAACAGATTGATGAATTggggtttaagagagttatagATGAAGatgcatttgaaataaatttccGTCTGTCAAAGCAATGCGGTTGGAGAAAAAGAAGTATCTTCTGGGATTTACCGTATTGGAAAAGTAATTTGATTCGGCACAATCTTGATGTAATGCACATTGAGAAAAATTTCTTTGAAAATATAATCAACACTATAATGAGTGTTGAGGGAAAGACAAAGGATAATGCTAAGTCAAGGGCAGACCTAAATGTGATATGCAATCGGCCAGAGTTGGAAATGGATCAAGTCACTGGGAGATATTCAAAAGCTTGTTATACTCTAGATAAGCAAAGTAAGCAAGTATTATGTGATTGGCTGAAAAATCTAAAGTTTCCCGATGGATATGTTTCTAATATGGGGCGATGTATTGATATGAAGAAGCTGAAGATGTTTGGGATGAAGAGTCATGATTGTCATGTCTTCATGCAGCGGATTATGCCAATTGCATTTCGTGAGTTGCTTCCGTCAAATGTGTGGCAGCCCTTAACAGAGTTGAGTAATTTTTTTAAGGAGTTAACATCTACCACTATAAGTGAGAGTGATATGTTGCAGTTGCATGGTGAAATTCCTTTAATCATATGCAAGCTTGAGCGTGTTTTCCCTCCAAGCTTCTTTGATTGTATGGAACACCTCCCTGTCCATCTAGCATATGAAGCATGGCTGGCAAGTCCAGTGCAATGTCGATGGATGTATCCTTTTGAACG atatcTGCGACGGCTTAAGAATAATGTCAGAAATAAAGCTAGAGTCGAGGGATCAATATGTAATGCGTACCTAGTAGAAGAAGCAACTTCATTTTGTGCACATTACTTTGAATCGTATGTCCAAACTAGACATCGAAAAGTGCCAAGGAATGTTGATATTTCAGAAAGTACTGAAAATTATGAAGGCAATCTATCAATCTTCATGCAGTCCGGTCGACCAATAGGAAAAGGGACAACCAGATatcttatggaggatgagtatAAAGCAGCACAAGT CATTTACATTGATCAATTGCGCTCAAATGATCCGATGGTCAATGATTCTCAGATTGACATCAAATTGGAGAGTGAATTCTCTATATGGTTCAACAATTTTGCTCATAATTCGTGCAATAACATATCCAACAAGTTTATCACATAG
- the LOC122723857 gene encoding uncharacterized protein LOC122723857 produces MQPSDPIARRITLIFKEKLVADGFCWKNVPEEVKEFYWQEFKKHFLWEEAIEQLMKIAWRKKAAERYRSLMCSVRNGKEKRLSLTEGVMDAWQSAWGATEYKEKCKKFSNNRKSETGGQGAGPSRHCGGSISQYRHQQQMRERLGRDPLPHELFEATHKKKGSSEFVDARSKSIHDRFLTLKEQASQTDNDSSQASRVDEAQLYFEAVGGEKKRRVYGLGSQASVFFPNKTSANTSFTSAQQNQDLQDEMADLRRKLQEREDNEQALIEQNVRITSELSQVKDLLMQLVSERQGNQPSAPGEGTSAQPAQPPEQADETNDEDEDENTTHL; encoded by the exons ATGCAGCCTTCTGATCCGATTGCTAGGCGGATTACCTTGATCTTCAAGGAAAAGTTAGTAGCAGATGGCTTTTGTTGGAAGAATGTACCAGAAGAGGTTAAAGAATTCTATTGGCAAGAATTTAAG AAACACTTCTTATGGGAGGAGGCAATAGAACAACTTATGAAGATAGCTTGGAGGAAGAAAGCTGCCGAGCGATATCGTAGCCTTATGTGTAGCGTAAGGAATGGGAAGGAGAAGAGACTATCACTGACAGAAGGAGTAATGGATGCATGGCAATCTGCTTGGGGAGCAACTGAGTATAAAGAGAAAtgcaaaaaattctcaaataacAGAAAGAGTGAAACAGGTGGGCAAGGCGCTGGCCCATCAAGacattgtggaggatccatatcTCAGTATAGGCATCAACAACAGATG CGCGAAAGACTAGGCAGAGATCCTCTACCTCATGAGTTATTTGAGGCTACGCATAAGAAGAAGGGTTCCTCAGAGTTTGTTGATGCACGCTCAAAGTCCATTCat GATCGCTTTCTGACTTTGAAAGAGCAAGCATCACAGACAGATAATGACAGTAGTCAGGCATCCCGCGTTGATGAGGCTCAGTTATACTTTGAGGCAGTAggtggagagaaaaaaagaagggtGTACGGTCTTGGATCACAGGCTTCAGTTTTCTTCCCAAACAAGACTTCTGCTAATACATCCTTCACATCAGCTCAGCAAAATCAGGATCTTCAAGATGAAATGGCTGATCTCAGACGCAAGCTACAGGAGcgtgaggataatgaacaagcaTTGATTGAGCAAAATGTGCGGATTACCTCTGAGCTCTCACAGGTGAAGGATTTACTTATGCAGCTTGTGAGTGAAAGACAAGGCAACCAGCCTTCAGCTCCCGGTGAGGGAACTTCTGCACAGCCTGCACAGCCTCCTGAACAAGCAGATGAAACTAATGATGAGGACGAGGACGAGAACACTACACATTTatag